ATATTATACTCCGTTGTTAGGCTTACTGGGTTTTGTATGTATCACCACATTTGTGCCAGAACTAAATATTGTTCAGATGCTAATGAGTGAATCTGCAAGATTTGGTCCCATTCGTTATCACTTTCTTTGAAAATGTCAAGGAGGTGGTGATGGCTTGGATTTGATTATGCATTAGTCTGTCTGATGCTGACTGTACTTTTTGCAATTAGTTGATTATAGTATTTGATCTATCTGAATCACAGATGATACTGAACTCCCATTGTGTGTAATGTGGCAGTGAGTTTATTTTCGACCCTGTTTTATGGCCACGAGAACAAATGGATGAGGACTTCTCCAAGCTGTCAAAAATGTTCAATGCTATGAGATCTATAGTCCGAGTGCCTGATAAAGACCCCAAATATAAGATTGCAGTTCTTGCTTCAAAGCAGGTATGTTTTGTTACTTTGGTGACGAATTTATTTAAGTTCATGATTAAAGCTAATCTGGCTTCTACCTGCAGGATCACTGCCTAGCCGATTTATTGCATGGATGGCAGGATCGTAGGCTTCCAGTTGATATAACTTGTGTGATAAGGTGAAGCTcaagaaaatttcattttctttagctgatcatttttatttcatgaGTGCTTATTACAGCCTTATTATTTGACAGTAATCATGATAGAGGTCCAAACACCCATGTGATTCGCATTCTTGAAAGGCTTGGCATTCCTTATCATTATTTGCGGACAACCAAAGAGAATAAAAGGGAAGAAGAGATTTTGCAATTGGTTCAGAATACTGATTTTCTAGTACTAGCCAGGTACATGCAGGTAAATCCAAATAAGTTTCTAAGTTGCTCACCATTTTATATGCATGTTTCTTACCGGGCAAGAAAAAATGCAGGTTAATGTTTTAAATGCAAGTTCAGAATGATATTGAAGgaatgaactttttttttcttccctctaTCCTGCACATCAGCATATCCACTTTGAAATTGCAGAAGAATGTTGTAGTTTCTATTCTTTTTGGTATTCACCTCCTAAATTCAGAAATTTAGGCCCATTTCCATTGTGCATTGGCTGGTTGATAGTAGGGGTCCATTGAGTAAAATATATATCGCACACTTTCCACTGTGGAAATAGGATTGTTCAAATTCTGCACTTTGTACAGAACTGTTTATGCAATTGAATCAATACTAGAATATCCATAATTTTTCTGCAGATATTGTCAGGTAATTTCTTAAGGAGTTATGGGAAGGATGTAATTAACATTCACCATGGCCTCTTGCCATCATTTAAGGGTGGTAATCCATCTAAACAGGttagttattttcattttattatgattGAAGATGTCATTGTTATAACAATTTCAGTTTTTCCACCCTGACTCCATAAATGTTTAATTGCTAGATCATGTTTGCAGGCTTTTGATGCTGGTGTTAAATTGATTGGTGCAACAAGTCACTTTGTAACTGAAGAACTTGATGAAGGGCCTATTATTGAACAGATGGTGATTATTGTGTTCTTTTTATACTGTTTTAAGTATTGCATTCATTCTATGGTTGGCTTGTCAAACATTGGTACATGTTCTCATTATCTAGGTTGCTATAGTTGGTTAAGAGTCGCTTGTTTATGGCTGTTTAGGGTATGATCCAATCTAAGATGAAACCTTCATCAAACTAGACCTGGGGTGAGAGAAGTTTATCTAATTTTGGAAATAACATCAACAACATTTTATACATGGctaccttttaaaattttggtacAGGTGCTACTACCCTGGGATTGCATATATTAGTTTTGTTCAGTTGTCTGCTGCtatttaaattacaataaaatctAAGGTGAAAACCTACTTACAACTGTACATGACATAAGAAGTTTTTGAGGTTCAAGATAAAGCAACAAGAACCCACAGGCCATTTGTTGCCTCCAAGCTGGTTTTATAATTCTGGTTAGTCATGCTAGTATCTCTGAAGCAGGGTGCCGTTGTGGAGACAGTTCTAATGTTTAGCATTTTGTGGACTCAAATTAGTTCTGTTTATTTactgtttaaaattaattgatcatATACTTTCTAACAAgcccctaaacttttttttttgcaggttGAGAGAGTTTCCCATAGAGATAATATCCAAAGTTTTGTACAGAAATCTGAGGACCTTGAGAAACGGTGTCTTACGAAGGCTATAAAATCATACTGTGAACTTCGAGTGTTACCTTATGAGGTAAACAAGACTGTTGTATTTTAAGGGGAGAGGAAAAAAAGATGGCTAATGAAGTTGCAAAGGCTAGCTCTGTacatagattatataattttctcaaaGTATTCAATCCTGATGtcactttaaatatacaaacaCATGAAATTTCGTTGGtaaagttttatcttttttccatCTCAGCAAACATTTTATGATAATCATTTGTCACAGTAATTTGaatcatcattttgaaattcgttgtaatatttttaaacgaTGCTTAATGCTCATCCTGGCACCCgattttttgttctttgaattaaTGTTCATCTTTTATAGAATGGGATTAGGTGGTGGCCTGGTGGCTTTGATCTATCAGTATACGGAGCTTTATGTAGTCTGTTTGTGTGTAGGCCTGGTGGCTTTGATCTACCAGTGGCATTAGGTAATCTGCAAAGAGAGATCAAGGATTAGACCCACCATCTCCACATCACATGCGGACCATGAGAATTGTTTAATGACATTCAATCTGTAAAAATCATTGAATCTAAATGTGGATTTGGTTTAttgttcaattatatatttttaaatgaactTATCTTCTCTTAAGGATTCAGATTGCAGCTTTAGCTTCATGGAAACTATTTCAAATGGGGAAAAAAATGGAAGTGAgaatttaaaagtaatattacataaaatagTGTGAATATTATATGCACATAAGCACAACAAATTTCATTGCTCCTGTGAATATTATGTCACTATAACAAAAGAGTATATCCATACTTTAAGACATTTAAGCATAATATAACACTATGCCTGTCCTATTATTGGACTTTATCCACAAGCATCTGTTAAACTATGTGCTATTATTGATACTCAAAGACTCTAAAGAGAGCTCAGTTGGTTCAAGACTATTTACTTGACGGAGAAGATTTTGAATCCCATCAACCCATCTTTGTTTATGGATTTTACTCTTGCACTTGAACTCTAATAGACCCTGTGCGGTTTTCAGGCCGAAATACACTTCGTCagaaatttccctttttttcttgtACGGCCAAGCACTACTTTCATCACACACTCCATAGACAATACCTAGTCACAAAGCAGCACATTCATATGTTAGCTAATGAA
Above is a genomic segment from Mangifera indica cultivar Alphonso chromosome 3, CATAS_Mindica_2.1, whole genome shotgun sequence containing:
- the LOC123211937 gene encoding formyltetrahydrofolate deformylase 1, mitochondrial-like, with protein sequence MTLLRRASASLPPVVQFINRPIHSLKLTGEPPDSSSSPTLTHGIHVFHCPDVVGIVAKLSECIASRGGNILGADVFVPENKTVFYSRSEFIFDPVLWPREQMDEDFSKLSKMFNAMRSIVRVPDKDPKYKIAVLASKQDHCLADLLHGWQDRRLPVDITCVISNHDRGPNTHVIRILERLGIPYHYLRTTKENKREEEILQLVQNTDFLVLARYMQILSGNFLRSYGKDVINIHHGLLPSFKGGNPSKQAFDAGVKLIGATSHFVTEELDEGPIIEQMVERVSHRDNIQSFVQKSEDLEKRCLTKAIKSYCELRVLPYEVNKTVVF